In the Gopherus flavomarginatus isolate rGopFla2 chromosome 6, rGopFla2.mat.asm, whole genome shotgun sequence genome, one interval contains:
- the LOC127053794 gene encoding ATPase SWSAP1-like has protein sequence MEKLTYFMCQEEENRYMIDSFPPPEDVHTGPGVGAALGGPRALFPAPRALQRLPGARRGESGPRSLQRIQFLYPPSLRELLRLLASLPQSLPGPPALLLLDGLEQYLAGCPGPQAAARLSALLVDTASYFTGRLGADPQGSAPCCQLVASMQVSWETEVEDHLCVLQRYFPAQCWLCPDPAAALGQEDCGGDRMFRARLSQPGAAVQEGKLGFGLDGEMRVSLVPWECAEDPGVADTDRTAGAGK, from the exons ATGGAGAAGTTAACCTACTTCATGTGCCAAGAAGAAGAGAACAGGTACATGATAGATAGTTTCCCTCCTCCTGAAGATGTACACA CTGGGCCTGGTGTTGGGGCGGCGCTGGGCGGGCCCCGCGCGCTATTCCCGGCGCCCCGCGCCCTGCAGCGGCTGCCGGGGGCCCGGCGCGGGGAGAGCGGCCCGCGCAGCCTGCAGCGCATCCAGTTCCTCTACCCGCCCTCGCTGCGGGAGCTGCTGCGCCTGTTGGCCTCGCTGCCCCAGAGCCTGCCTGggccccctgccctcctcctgctGGATGGGCTGGAGCAGTACCTTGCTGGTTGCCCTGGCCCTCAGGCGGCCGCCCGGCTCTCAGCCCTGCTGGTGGACACGGCTTCGTACTTCACAGGGCGCCTCGGCGCGGACCCCCAAggatctgccccctgctgccAGCTGGTCGCCTCCATGCAGGTCTCCTGGGAAACAGAGGTTGAGGATCATCTCTGTGTCCTCCAGCGCTActtcccagcccagtgctggctGTGCCCAGACCCGGCGGCAGCCTTGGGCCAGGAGGACTGCGGGGGCGACCGCATGTTCAGAGCGCGCCTGTCCCAGCCCGGTGCCGCAGTCCAGGAAGGGAAGCTGGGATTCGGCCTCGATGGAGAGATGAGAGTGTCCCTGGTTCCATGGGAGTGCGCAGAGGATCCAGGGGTGGCAGACACAGACAGAACTGCCGGGGCTGGGAAATGA